In Desulfuromonas acetexigens, the following proteins share a genomic window:
- a CDS encoding TIR domain-containing protein translates to MPKKPSQQVAVEPVLELAVSKNDAEEKIQDRINKGKELLTKKINNWENYEAVKKEYYKWSDYNVELLKRLFTNNSLSEEYSSCLGSSYIGFGDEPSLGEEARDLATDINEKIHTLESISERLELIPQVKGITSNPPTATQKIHTNKAFIVHGHDEGAREAVARFLEQLGITPIILHEQASGGRTVIEKLEKNSHVDFAVVLLTPDDVGSVATAKENLNPRARQNVILELGYFVARLGRNRVCALHKGSVELPSDFVGVVYVGMDNAGAWRLLLAKELRESGFAVDLNKAI, encoded by the coding sequence ATGCCAAAAAAACCTTCACAGCAGGTTGCAGTAGAGCCAGTATTAGAATTAGCTGTTTCGAAAAACGATGCAGAGGAAAAAATCCAAGATAGGATCAACAAGGGAAAAGAACTTTTAACAAAAAAAATCAATAATTGGGAGAATTATGAAGCCGTAAAAAAAGAGTATTATAAATGGTCAGATTATAACGTAGAACTTTTAAAGCGATTATTTACCAATAATAGTCTGTCGGAAGAATATAGTAGTTGTCTTGGCTCTTCATATATTGGTTTTGGCGATGAACCAAGCTTGGGGGAAGAAGCAAGGGATCTTGCGACTGACATCAACGAAAAAATACACACTCTTGAATCAATTAGTGAGCGCCTTGAATTAATACCACAAGTTAAAGGCATTACATCAAACCCACCGACTGCTACCCAAAAAATTCATACAAATAAAGCATTCATTGTCCATGGGCACGACGAGGGCGCACGTGAAGCAGTGGCTCGGTTTCTGGAACAACTTGGAATTACTCCCATCATTCTACATGAACAAGCAAGTGGCGGCAGAACAGTTATCGAAAAGTTGGAAAAAAACTCACATGTTGACTTTGCAGTGGTTTTACTAACTCCAGACGATGTGGGTAGTGTTGCTACTGCAAAGGAGAATTTAAATCCTAGAGCACGACAAAATGTAATTTTAGAACTTGGTTATTTTGTTGCAAGGCTAGGTCGTAACCGAGTATGTGCCCTACATAAAGGCTCGGTTGAGTTGCCCTCCGATTTTGTTGGTGTTGTTTATGTTGGCATGGACAACGCCGGAGCTTGGCGCCTCTTATTAGCAAAAGAACTACGTGAATCAGGTTTTGCAGTTGATCTCAATAAAGCAATATGA
- a CDS encoding DUF4019 domain-containing protein produces the protein MKNLDSQKSIILRTFILWLLLFSPFSALAEKSEEKAAIDAAKHFLQLIDSGQYQESWHQTAPFFKSQVSQKQWAEQLQNVRPLFGAAEKRAIKSARHATSLPGAPDGEYFVLQFDTVFEKKKASIETVTMSQIGGQWQVAGYFIR, from the coding sequence ATGAAAAACCTAGATTCACAAAAGAGCATCATTTTAAGAACATTTATCCTGTGGTTGCTTTTATTTTCCCCCTTTTCTGCATTAGCTGAAAAATCAGAGGAAAAGGCTGCGATTGATGCCGCCAAGCATTTCCTTCAATTAATTGATTCCGGGCAATATCAAGAAAGCTGGCATCAGACAGCCCCCTTCTTCAAATCCCAGGTTTCCCAAAAGCAATGGGCCGAGCAGCTTCAAAATGTTCGGCCCCTTTTTGGTGCGGCCGAGAAAAGAGCGATCAAGTCAGCCCGGCACGCAACCTCGCTGCCTGGCGCGCCTGATGGCGAGTATTTTGTTCTTCAATTCGACACTGTTTTTGAGAAGAAAAAAGCCTCCATTGAAACGGTAACGATGAGCCAGATCGGCGGGCAGTGGCAGGTGGCGGGTTACTTTATTCGATAA